From one Erythrobacter sp. HKB08 genomic stretch:
- a CDS encoding molybdopterin-dependent oxidoreductase, with amino-acid sequence MSDHPPRIGRRGFLAGFGALVATGCSKVAESPITQSLFSAAEGWHKTVHRALADRMALAKEYPRSAISPTFRGNGSLTVDTDFYRQQLSAGFPEWRLEVRGMVDTPMSLTLENIRKLPQRTQITRHDCVEGWSAIGEWTGPQLSVLLDAAGVQEGAQFVVFRCADTLNGDDYYESVDMIDAYHPQTIVAHMLNGEPLPEKNGAPLRMRIERQLGYKHAKYLTAIEVVSTLDQIGDGKGGYWEDVAGYQWYAGI; translated from the coding sequence GGTTCGGCGCGCTCGTCGCGACCGGATGCTCCAAGGTCGCCGAAAGCCCGATCACCCAGTCGCTCTTCTCGGCTGCCGAGGGCTGGCACAAGACGGTCCACCGCGCCCTTGCCGACCGTATGGCGCTGGCAAAGGAATACCCGCGCTCCGCCATCTCGCCGACGTTCCGCGGCAATGGCTCACTGACGGTCGATACCGATTTCTACCGTCAGCAGCTTTCGGCCGGATTTCCCGAATGGCGTCTCGAAGTGCGCGGCATGGTCGATACGCCGATGAGCCTGACGCTCGAGAACATCCGCAAGCTGCCCCAGCGCACCCAGATCACCCGGCACGATTGCGTCGAGGGCTGGAGCGCGATCGGCGAATGGACCGGGCCTCAGCTATCCGTGCTGCTCGACGCAGCAGGCGTGCAGGAAGGCGCGCAATTCGTCGTGTTCCGCTGCGCCGACACGCTCAATGGCGACGACTATTACGAGAGCGTCGACATGATCGATGCGTACCACCCGCAGACCATCGTCGCACACATGCTCAATGGCGAACCGCTGCCGGAAAAGAACGGCGCGCCGCTACGCATGCGGATTGAGCGCCAGCTCGGCTACAAGCACGCGAAATACCTGACCGCGATCGAGGTCGTATCGACCCTCGACCAGATCGGCGACGGCAAGGGCGGCTATTGGGAAGATGTGGCCGGATACCAGTGGTACGCCGGCATCTGA
- a CDS encoding DUF1801 domain-containing protein, translating to MAEAKTQITDVDPADFIASVEPERKREEAQVLDAMFRRVTGEVPQMWGPSIIGYGQYRTTYASGRDVHWMRSGFSPRKAKHSLYLMGGYCDELAAKEREAFLARLGKHSTGKSCLYINKLADVDMDVLEEMVAADWATMNRIYPPGE from the coding sequence ATGGCCGAGGCCAAGACACAGATCACCGACGTCGATCCGGCGGACTTCATCGCTTCGGTCGAACCCGAGCGAAAGCGTGAAGAAGCGCAAGTCCTCGATGCGATGTTCCGGCGGGTCACGGGCGAGGTACCGCAGATGTGGGGGCCGAGCATCATCGGCTACGGCCAGTACCGCACCACCTATGCCAGCGGACGCGACGTCCACTGGATGCGATCCGGCTTCAGCCCGCGCAAGGCGAAGCATTCGCTCTATCTCATGGGCGGCTATTGCGACGAGCTTGCGGCAAAGGAGCGCGAGGCGTTTCTGGCAAGGCTAGGCAAGCATTCGACCGGCAAGAGCTGCCTCTACATTAACAAGCTCGCCGACGTGGACATGGACGTGCTGGAGGAGATGGTCGCGGCCGACTGGGCGACGATGAACCGGATCTACCCGCCCGGCGAATGA
- a CDS encoding cyclopropane-fatty-acyl-phospholipid synthase family protein: MWLLDKFLGKAIKHGQMIVTDHDGKEYTYGPGGGEYRPEVGGRPGPIRIRLTHPKAASHIARYPQLGAGEAFMWGWLVVEEPHDIRDMILFVTMNAKRLGEASLKPKGPLRKGAQKLLAKLDGINKRSSARKNAEHTYNLTRQLYERFLDEDRQYTMAYYREDPEATSLEKAQMDKKAHLAAKMYLKPGMKVLDIGCGWGGFALYLHKMYGVEVTGVALAPDQIAFCKERAEQLGVADKVQFHLMDYRDVEGEFDRISSVGLLEHVGTIHYPEFFEHTNRLLKPDGVMISHCCGRAGPPGFTDAWTRKYIFPGGYIPALSELVTESEKAGWQVMDVEAMRFHYSYTLEEWYNRTVMHRDEITEMYDEQFYRMWLFYLAGAEQSFRNGTMVNWQLQYVKNREAVPMTREYIHEESARLREMGEVPSWRFDPALKEAAE, translated from the coding sequence ATGTGGCTACTCGACAAGTTTCTCGGCAAGGCGATCAAGCACGGGCAGATGATCGTCACCGACCATGACGGCAAGGAATATACCTACGGCCCCGGAGGCGGCGAGTACCGCCCGGAGGTCGGCGGCCGCCCCGGTCCAATCCGCATCCGGCTGACCCATCCCAAGGCGGCGAGCCACATCGCGCGTTACCCGCAGCTCGGCGCTGGCGAGGCTTTCATGTGGGGCTGGCTCGTCGTGGAGGAACCGCATGACATTCGCGACATGATCCTGTTCGTGACGATGAATGCCAAGCGCCTCGGCGAAGCGTCGCTCAAGCCCAAGGGACCGCTGCGCAAGGGCGCGCAAAAGCTGCTGGCGAAGCTCGACGGGATCAACAAGCGCAGTTCTGCCCGCAAGAATGCAGAGCACACCTACAACCTCACGCGCCAGCTTTACGAGCGCTTCCTCGACGAGGATCGCCAGTACACCATGGCCTATTACCGCGAGGATCCGGAGGCGACTTCGCTCGAGAAGGCGCAGATGGACAAGAAGGCGCATCTCGCGGCCAAGATGTATCTCAAGCCGGGCATGAAGGTGCTCGACATCGGCTGCGGCTGGGGCGGTTTCGCGCTCTATCTGCACAAGATGTACGGCGTCGAAGTGACCGGCGTCGCCCTCGCTCCCGACCAGATCGCCTTCTGCAAGGAACGCGCCGAGCAGCTGGGAGTGGCGGACAAGGTCCAGTTTCACCTGATGGATTACCGCGACGTGGAAGGCGAGTTCGACCGCATTTCCAGCGTCGGCCTGCTCGAACACGTCGGGACGATCCACTATCCGGAGTTCTTCGAGCACACCAACCGCCTGCTCAAACCCGACGGCGTGATGATCAGCCATTGCTGCGGCCGCGCCGGCCCTCCCGGCTTCACCGATGCCTGGACGCGCAAATACATCTTCCCCGGCGGCTATATCCCTGCGCTGAGCGAACTCGTGACCGAGAGCGAGAAGGCAGGCTGGCAGGTGATGGACGTCGAGGCGATGCGCTTCCACTACAGCTACACGCTGGAGGAGTGGTACAACCGCACCGTCATGCACCGCGACGAGATCACGGAAATGTATGACGAGCAGTTCTATCGCATGTGGCTGTTCTATCTCGCCGGCGCTGAGCAGAGCTTCCGCAACGGCACGATGGTCAACTGGCAACTCCAGTATGTGAAGAACCGCGAAGCCGTGCCGATGACCCGCGAGTACATACACGAAGAAAGCGCCCGCCTGCGAGAAATGGGAGAAGTCCCTAGCTGGCGGTTCGACCCGGCACTGAAGGAAGCGGCGGAGTAA
- a CDS encoding acyltransferase produces MLASWHKAREMAQMAPPERNRWVDFLRALSILAVVIGHWLVAAPYLDESGEIVGGHLLGILPWSQWLTWGFQVMPIFFLVGGYSNSVSWAATLRNAESEGGGRRPGIYRDWFASRVQRLITPVFPVLLLWALIALGMTQFGMERGQVRMATELALIPVWFLAVYLLVTALTPVTYKAWQKLGFGSFLLLVVAAVLTDYATIARGVPYVNFLNFLFVWVGIHQLGYAWRDGAFGGTGHRIMWTAASLAPLVSLTVFGPYPIAMIGVPGAEMTNSMPPTVALLALGMTQTGIVLTLEPWGRRMLENLSVWTATVLMNGMIMTVYLWHLTAFVLVMVAAWALGGIGLEAYPGTGEWWASRPVWFALYILALLPMIGIFARHERSFGPIRGGRTVPKIRVVLGVVAICTGLAMTAAISIASPEGITGVRLWVVALPFVGAAFLGFGPVYDMVKRGPAGEGASS; encoded by the coding sequence ATGCTGGCTAGCTGGCACAAGGCGCGCGAGATGGCGCAAATGGCGCCGCCCGAGCGCAATCGCTGGGTCGATTTCCTGAGAGCACTGTCGATCCTAGCCGTGGTCATCGGCCACTGGCTGGTCGCCGCACCCTATCTCGACGAGAGCGGCGAGATCGTCGGCGGGCATTTGCTCGGGATACTTCCGTGGTCGCAGTGGCTGACCTGGGGCTTCCAGGTGATGCCGATCTTCTTCCTCGTCGGCGGCTATTCGAATTCGGTCAGCTGGGCCGCGACCTTACGGAATGCCGAGAGCGAGGGCGGGGGCAGGCGGCCGGGCATCTATCGCGACTGGTTCGCGAGCCGGGTGCAGCGCCTGATCACGCCGGTATTTCCCGTGCTGCTCCTGTGGGCGCTGATCGCGCTCGGCATGACGCAGTTCGGGATGGAGCGCGGGCAGGTGCGCATGGCGACCGAGCTTGCGCTGATCCCCGTGTGGTTCCTCGCCGTCTACCTGCTCGTCACCGCGCTGACGCCGGTCACCTATAAGGCGTGGCAGAAGCTCGGCTTCGGCTCGTTCTTACTGCTGGTCGTGGCCGCAGTGCTGACCGACTATGCGACGATCGCGAGAGGCGTTCCCTACGTCAATTTCCTCAACTTCCTATTCGTCTGGGTCGGCATCCACCAGCTTGGCTACGCGTGGCGCGACGGTGCATTCGGGGGGACCGGGCATCGCATCATGTGGACCGCGGCGAGCCTTGCCCCGCTCGTCTCGCTGACGGTTTTCGGCCCATACCCGATCGCCATGATCGGCGTACCGGGAGCGGAGATGACCAATTCGATGCCGCCGACCGTCGCGCTGCTCGCGCTCGGCATGACCCAGACTGGCATCGTTCTCACGCTTGAGCCCTGGGGCAGGCGGATGCTCGAAAATCTATCGGTCTGGACCGCGACGGTCCTGATGAACGGCATGATTATGACCGTTTACCTGTGGCATCTCACCGCATTCGTGCTGGTGATGGTTGCCGCCTGGGCGCTGGGTGGAATCGGCCTCGAGGCTTATCCGGGGACAGGCGAATGGTGGGCGAGCCGGCCGGTGTGGTTCGCGCTCTATATTCTCGCGCTGCTGCCGATGATCGGCATCTTCGCCCGTCACGAGCGCAGCTTCGGACCGATCCGCGGCGGGCGCACCGTGCCCAAGATAAGGGTCGTGCTCGGCGTAGTCGCGATCTGTACCGGCCTAGCCATGACGGCAGCCATCAGTATTGCGAGCCCGGAAGGCATCACCGGTGTCAGGCTGTGGGTCGTCGCCCTGCCGTTCGTCGGCGCGGCTTTCCTCGGTTTCGGGCCGGTCTACGACATGGTGAAGCGCGGCCCGGCGGGCGAGGGCGCAAGCTCCTGA
- a CDS encoding argininosuccinate synthase: MSDIKRVVLAYSGGLDTSVIAKWLEVERGLEVVTFTADLGQGEEIEPAREKARAMGIPDKHIFIEDLREEFVRDFVFPMMRANARYEGDYLLGTSIARPLISKRLVEIAHETGADAIAHGATGKGNDQVRFELSAYALDPDIKVIAPWREWDLTSRTALIAWAEKHQIAVPKDKRGESPFSTDANLLHTSSEGKVLEDPWEETPDYVYSRTDHPEDAPDEPEYITIDFERGDGVALNGEAMSPATLLTALNDLGRKHGIGRLDLVENRFVGMKSRGMYETPGGEIYARAHRGIEQITLDRGAAHLKDELMPKYAELIYNGFWFSPEREMLQAAIDLSQEKVSGTVRLKLYKGLASVVGRKSPNSLYSEAHVTFEDDAGAYDQQDAEGFIKLNALRLRLLSKRNS, translated from the coding sequence ATGTCCGACATCAAACGCGTCGTCCTCGCCTATTCGGGCGGCCTCGATACCAGCGTCATCGCCAAGTGGCTCGAAGTGGAGCGCGGGCTGGAGGTCGTCACCTTCACCGCCGACCTCGGCCAGGGCGAGGAAATCGAACCCGCGCGCGAAAAGGCGCGCGCCATGGGCATCCCGGACAAGCACATCTTCATCGAGGACCTGCGCGAGGAATTCGTGCGCGATTTCGTCTTCCCGATGATGCGCGCCAACGCCCGCTACGAAGGCGACTACCTGCTCGGCACCAGCATCGCGCGGCCGCTGATCTCCAAGCGTCTCGTCGAGATCGCGCATGAGACCGGCGCCGATGCGATCGCCCACGGCGCGACCGGCAAGGGCAACGACCAGGTCCGCTTCGAACTGTCGGCCTACGCGCTCGATCCCGATATCAAGGTCATCGCCCCGTGGCGCGAATGGGACCTGACGAGCCGCACCGCACTGATCGCCTGGGCCGAAAAGCACCAGATCGCCGTACCGAAGGACAAGCGCGGCGAAAGCCCGTTCTCGACCGATGCGAATCTCCTCCACACCTCTTCCGAAGGCAAAGTCCTCGAGGATCCGTGGGAGGAAACGCCCGACTATGTCTATTCGCGCACCGACCATCCGGAAGACGCGCCGGACGAGCCGGAATACATCACCATCGATTTCGAGCGCGGCGACGGCGTGGCCCTCAACGGCGAGGCGATGAGCCCGGCAACGCTGCTCACTGCCCTCAACGATCTTGGCCGCAAGCACGGTATCGGCCGCCTCGACCTGGTCGAGAACCGCTTCGTCGGCATGAAGAGCCGCGGGATGTACGAAACGCCCGGCGGCGAGATCTACGCCCGCGCCCATCGCGGTATCGAGCAGATCACGCTCGATCGCGGAGCCGCCCACCTCAAGGACGAGCTCATGCCGAAATATGCCGAGCTCATCTACAACGGCTTCTGGTTCAGCCCGGAGCGCGAGATGCTGCAGGCAGCGATCGACCTCAGTCAGGAGAAGGTTTCCGGCACGGTTCGGCTCAAGCTCTACAAAGGCCTCGCCAGCGTGGTCGGTCGCAAGTCGCCCAATTCGCTCTATTCCGAAGCGCACGTCACCTTCGAGGACGACGCCGGTGCCTACGACCAGCAGGATGCGGAAGGCTTCATCAAGCTCAATGCACTGCGTCTGCGGCTACTTTCGAAGCGGAATTCGTAG